GGTTCGGGATCATTCCAATGGTGGGCCCGGAAGGATTCGAACCTTCGACCAATGGATTATGAGTCCACTGCTCTGACCGACTGAGCTACGGGCCCGAGAAATTCAGCACGTATTGTATTTGATTCGGGAGAAGTTCCCGCAAGGTTAACTGCAATTTGGTTTGAAAGTACCGCCAATTGAAATCTTCAATCAACAGCTGGCTGCCACGCCGGCGATCAATATCGAATTCTGAAATGAGACTCGACGAGTCGGATGCCACGCTAATGTCTGCTTCCGGATAAGTGTCTGCTTTGAAGACCGTCCTGAATCTCCCTGAGTTCCTCAGCAGTCAGTTCTGGCTTCATCGTTAAACTTCTTCTCCCCTCGTCAGCGACCCGCTGATACAGTTTCTCGATCATCCCCTCAAACTCACCTTGCAGGCCACCCGGTGCGACATTGTGCTCAAGCTTGGCGAATTTCTGCAATATCGCAAAGTGCTCAGATTCCCTGAAATTCTCAATCAACGCTGCGGTCGTGATGTTCGGATGCTCCTTCAATAACCCAATCACTTCAACCAAAAGCCGTACATTGGAATCTTTAAGCACCTCTAATTCACTCAGGCTTGTCCGGGACCATCCGAAGCTGGGATTTTGCACGAGAACAGCCAGCGCTTTTGATGCAAGATCCAAGGGTCCGGTTCGGGTTGATTTTGGCACACTTCGCTGCGGACCGCGATGGGTTGAAGTTTGCGATAACCTGGACGAAATGAAGTGCTCGCTCAAGCCCGTCTTCTCCCTCAGATCACTCAACATCAACTCGCGCAGGGAAGAGTCCGGCATATGGACAAAAATAGACTTGAAGTCCTCGATCAGCTTTGCTTTTCCGTCATGACGGTTCATGTCGGTTCTGTTCTCAAGCACATCAAATATAAAGTCAGCGATCGGTTTTCCGCTGAGAATACGGGCCTCAAGTGCATCCTTTCCCTCCTCCCTGATCATGGAATCGGGATCCTCACCCTGCGGCAAAAATACAAAACTCACCAATCTGCCGTCGTACATCATCGGAAGCACCGATTCCATCGCGCGCCACGCCGCTTTTCGGCCCGCACGATCGCCATCGAAGCAAAAGACGAGCTCGTTCGCCGTCCGAAATAGCTCCCTGCCATGATAGGGAGTGGTCGCAGTACCCAAAGTGGCAACCGCGTATTCCACACCACCTTGTGCCAGACCCACGACATCGGTATATCCCTCGACAATCAATACCTTTCCGGCCTTCCGTATGGCGGGCAGCGCGGCCGAAAGGCCGAACAGCTCATTGCTTTTCTTGAAAAGCATCGTTTCCGGTGAGTTCAGGTACTTCGGCTCACCTGATCCGATGACCCGGCCTCCGAAAGCGATGACGCGTCCGCGTCGATCCTCGATCGGAAACATGATCCGACCCCGAAAACGATCATAGTATCCACCACCATCCTTTTTGGTGATCAAACCTGCCTTATCGAGCAGATTCCGCTCGAAATCATTTCTGCCAAACTTATTCAGGAGAAAATCCCATTCGTCCGGCGCATACCCAATTCCGAACTTAAGTGAGGACTCGCGCGTGATCCCGCGCCCTTTAAGATAATCGCGTGGAACCGAGTTTTCGGCGCGATGCAACTCAGTCTTATAGGCAGACTGAACATTGGACATCAGTTCGAGCAGTTTTTCAAAATCGCCACTGACCGGCCGTCCCCATTGGGTGGCAGGGACCTCCATGCCAACTGCT
The sequence above is a segment of the Acidiferrobacterales bacterium genome. Coding sequences within it:
- the dnaG gene encoding DNA primase, whose protein sequence is MPGKIPSEFIQELLARVDIVDVINSRVPLTKSGREYKACCPFHNERTPSFFVNPQKQFYHCFGCGESGTAISFLIKYGNLQFREAIEDLASAVGMEVPATQWGRPVSGDFEKLLELMSNVQSAYKTELHRAENSVPRDYLKGRGITRESSLKFGIGYAPDEWDFLLNKFGRNDFERNLLDKAGLITKKDGGGYYDRFRGRIMFPIEDRRGRVIAFGGRVIGSGEPKYLNSPETMLFKKSNELFGLSAALPAIRKAGKVLIVEGYTDVVGLAQGGVEYAVATLGTATTPYHGRELFRTANELVFCFDGDRAGRKAAWRAMESVLPMMYDGRLVSFVFLPQGEDPDSMIREEGKDALEARILSGKPIADFIFDVLENRTDMNRHDGKAKLIEDFKSIFVHMPDSSLRELMLSDLREKTGLSEHFISSRLSQTSTHRGPQRSVPKSTRTGPLDLASKALAVLVQNPSFGWSRTSLSELEVLKDSNVRLLVEVIGLLKEHPNITTAALIENFRESEHFAILQKFAKLEHNVAPGGLQGEFEGMIEKLYQRVADEGRRSLTMKPELTAEELREIQDGLQSRHLSGSRH